One region of Flavobacterium sp. KACC 22763 genomic DNA includes:
- the msrA gene encoding peptide-methionine (S)-S-oxide reductase MsrA: MKNILLMCLFALSLNGISQNKKANLETITLGGGCYWCVEAVYENLDGVKSVVSGFSGGKIANPTYEEVCTGETGHAEVVQITYDKNVTDINEIFKVFFTVHDPTTLNRQGADVGTQYRSVIFYKNDEQRKAAQSIIAELNKAKVYNSPIVTKVEPFKVFYKAEDYHQNYYSNNKNQPYCKMVIQPKIEKFEKVFKDKLKKK, encoded by the coding sequence ATGAAAAATATACTTTTAATGTGTCTTTTTGCGCTTTCGCTAAATGGCATTTCCCAAAACAAAAAAGCGAATCTAGAAACTATAACACTAGGCGGAGGATGCTATTGGTGTGTTGAAGCCGTTTACGAAAATTTGGACGGAGTAAAATCTGTTGTTTCTGGATTTTCTGGCGGAAAAATAGCAAATCCAACTTACGAAGAAGTTTGCACAGGAGAAACGGGTCATGCCGAAGTTGTCCAAATTACTTACGACAAAAATGTAACTGATATTAATGAAATCTTCAAAGTCTTTTTTACCGTTCACGACCCAACAACTTTAAATCGTCAAGGAGCAGATGTAGGAACGCAATACCGTTCTGTTATTTTCTATAAAAATGACGAACAGAGAAAAGCGGCTCAAAGCATTATTGCAGAATTGAATAAAGCGAAGGTTTATAACAGTCCAATTGTGACAAAAGTGGAACCTTTTAAAGTTTTTTATAAAGCAGAAGATTATCATCAAAATTATTATTCAAACAATAAAAATCAACCCTATTGCAAAATGGTGATTCAGCCGAAAATAGAAAAGTTTGAAAAGGTTTTTAAAGATAAGCTGAAAAAGAAATAA
- a CDS encoding carboxymuconolactone decarboxylase family protein, whose amino-acid sequence METRLNLFEQGQKAVSTLFGISGYLKKGSIEASLMELINFRISQINNCGYCLDMHSKEALAAGETAQRLFGLSVWREAPYYTKRERVALALAEAVNACDVPDEIYEIAKAEFTEQELIDLTLAVAAINAWNRLNITFANVPGTYRVGQFGK is encoded by the coding sequence ATGGAAACTAGACTTAATTTATTCGAACAAGGTCAAAAAGCAGTTAGCACATTATTTGGAATCAGCGGTTACTTGAAAAAAGGTTCAATCGAAGCTTCTCTTATGGAATTAATAAATTTCAGAATCTCTCAAATCAACAATTGCGGTTATTGCTTAGACATGCATTCAAAAGAAGCTTTGGCCGCTGGAGAAACAGCACAGCGTTTATTTGGATTAAGCGTTTGGAGAGAAGCTCCTTATTATACAAAAAGAGAAAGAGTTGCTCTTGCTCTAGCAGAAGCAGTAAATGCCTGCGATGTTCCAGACGAGATTTACGAAATTGCAAAAGCTGAATTTACAGAGCAAGAATTAATAGATCTTACACTTGCAGTCGCAGCAATTAATGCTTGGAATCGTCTTAATATTACTTTTGCCAATGTACCAGGAACTTATAGAGTTGGCCAGTTTGGAAAATAA
- a CDS encoding YciI family protein, with protein MNEFLLIFRRDFKTKEAQPSPEEYQQHLQQWQNWFGSLAAQDKLARPLQRWDGQGKLVNSKGVTDGPFVEIKESIGGLIIIKAKDYDEAAEIAQGCPVLNFGGNVEIRMGV; from the coding sequence ATGAATGAGTTTTTATTGATTTTCAGAAGAGATTTTAAAACAAAAGAGGCACAGCCTTCTCCAGAAGAATACCAACAGCACCTGCAACAATGGCAAAACTGGTTTGGAAGCCTTGCCGCTCAAGATAAACTGGCGAGACCTTTACAGCGTTGGGACGGACAAGGAAAACTAGTCAATTCTAAAGGAGTAACTGATGGTCCATTTGTTGAAATTAAAGAATCAATCGGCGGCTTAATAATCATTAAAGCCAAAGATTATGACGAGGCAGCCGAAATTGCACAAGGATGTCCAGTTTTAAATTTTGGCGGAAATGTCGAAATTAGAATGGGTGTTTAA
- a CDS encoding RNA polymerase sigma factor, with the protein MEHKELLPNLFRTEYQKIVSVLCSLFGIQHIEIAEDIVSDTFLTASETWAIKGIPENPSAWLYTVAKNKTKNHLKRNNVFETKIVSEIKHNTPLNNPEIDIDLSDQNIADSQLAMIFTVCNPCNSEEAQIALALNLLCGFGINEISDAFLSNREVIYKRINRAKEKLKEENIKIQNPSNSEIKDRIQTVLKTIYLLYSEGYYSISQNTTLRKDLCTEAMRLTYLLIQNESTNLPHTNALMALMCFHSSRFDARTGSNGEIILYEDQDQSLWNQELIGKGTYFLSQSSTGNTLSKYHLEAGIAYWHTIKKETTEKWKNILELYNNLIILEYSPIVALNRTYALSKVNGKEEAIKEAEKLNLTDNHFYYSLLGNLYSEIDVKKAFQHFETAFGLAKTASDKNIISKNIEQLKLKTN; encoded by the coding sequence ATGGAGCACAAAGAACTTTTACCCAATTTATTCCGAACCGAATATCAAAAAATAGTTTCAGTTCTCTGCAGCTTATTCGGAATTCAACATATCGAAATTGCAGAAGATATTGTAAGCGATACTTTCCTCACCGCTTCAGAAACTTGGGCAATTAAAGGAATTCCCGAAAACCCTTCTGCTTGGCTTTATACAGTTGCCAAAAACAAAACCAAAAATCACCTAAAAAGAAATAACGTTTTTGAAACCAAAATAGTTTCCGAAATAAAACATAATACACCACTAAACAATCCTGAAATAGACATTGATTTGTCTGATCAAAATATTGCCGACAGTCAACTTGCTATGATTTTCACGGTTTGCAATCCGTGTAATTCTGAAGAAGCGCAAATTGCTCTTGCCTTAAATTTACTATGCGGTTTTGGAATAAATGAAATCTCTGATGCCTTTTTGTCCAACAGAGAGGTCATTTATAAAAGAATTAATCGAGCCAAAGAAAAACTCAAAGAAGAAAATATAAAAATTCAGAATCCCAGCAATTCCGAAATAAAAGACAGAATTCAAACCGTTCTAAAAACCATTTACCTGCTTTATTCTGAAGGCTACTACTCTATTTCGCAAAACACCACTTTACGAAAAGATCTTTGTACCGAAGCCATGCGCCTGACTTATTTATTAATTCAAAATGAAAGCACCAATCTACCTCACACCAATGCTTTGATGGCTTTAATGTGTTTTCACTCTTCAAGGTTTGATGCGCGAACTGGTTCAAATGGCGAAATTATTCTGTATGAAGATCAAGATCAATCGCTTTGGAATCAGGAATTAATTGGTAAAGGAACTTACTTTTTAAGCCAATCTTCAACAGGAAACACACTTTCAAAATATCACTTAGAAGCCGGAATTGCTTATTGGCACACCATTAAAAAAGAAACCACAGAGAAATGGAAAAATATTCTGGAACTCTACAATAATCTGATCATTTTAGAATATTCGCCAATTGTGGCTTTAAACAGAACTTACGCTTTGTCTAAAGTAAACGGAAAAGAAGAAGCAATCAAAGAAGCCGAAAAATTGAATTTAACAGATAATCATTTTTATTATTCTCTACTAGGAAATCTTTATTCTGAAATTGACGTAAAAAAAGCATTTCAGCATTTTGAAACTGCATTTGGCTTAGCTAAAACAGCATCCGATAAAAATATTATCAGCAAAAATATCGAGCAGTTGAAGTTGAAAACCAATTAG
- a CDS encoding META domain-containing protein yields the protein MKKYTLAVLSVLTLLFASCTASKSASNDGDLFGTTWELEYISGPRIAFEGLYPNKKPQLTFDQKETKVYGNNGCNGYSASYTLKGKSLTFGEEGPTTMMFCEGGGEQVFLKQIRQITSYSIDKDGKLNLIQGDVPVMRFKKVAKQ from the coding sequence ATGAAAAAATACACATTAGCAGTCCTTTCAGTTTTAACTTTATTATTTGCTTCATGTACGGCGTCAAAATCTGCTTCTAATGATGGCGATTTATTTGGTACAACTTGGGAGTTGGAATATATCTCAGGGCCAAGAATTGCTTTTGAAGGATTATACCCAAATAAAAAACCACAGCTTACTTTCGATCAAAAAGAAACAAAAGTTTATGGCAATAACGGATGTAACGGTTACAGTGCGTCTTATACCTTAAAAGGAAAGTCTTTGACTTTTGGAGAAGAAGGGCCAACTACTATGATGTTTTGCGAAGGTGGAGGTGAACAAGTATTCTTAAAACAAATTAGACAAATTACAAGTTATTCTATTGATAAAGATGGGAAACTAAATTTAATTCAGGGCGATGTTCCGGTAATGAGATTTAAAAAAGTAGCTAAGCAATAG
- a CDS encoding aminopeptidase P N-terminal domain-containing protein, with product MKQFLFLFVFALTAPFAHSQENLPTDYLTKEFHQGRREAFRALMPANSVAVVFSYPERVFSRDIDYNYHANPDMYYLSGYKEPNAILLIFKEEQGSEKYNEVLFVRERNAAHEMWTGRRLGVEGAKSKLGFTTVYNGKEFNAFAIDFAKFDKIIYDKIPTDVAENNNPDNLYALLKSFKAKAGITQENETSTELFNKITSSLREIKTPEELVLMRKTVKLSCVAHNEVMKAVGPDMSENEADGIHAYIHKHYGAEGEGYGPIVGAGANGCILHYWENNATKIDNQLLLMDVGSEYHGYSADVTRTIPANGKFTEEQKAIYQIVYDAQEAVFKICKEGTPLVALNETAKDVIAKGLIKLGIITDPKDVKLYYPHSCSHFLGLDVHDKGTYNGPQTLIKENMILTVEPGIYIPANSKCDKKWWNIGVRIEDDILMLKDSYENLSADSPRKWQDIEALAKQKSTFNDMKLPKI from the coding sequence ATGAAACAATTTCTCTTCTTGTTTGTATTTGCATTGACAGCACCATTTGCTCATTCGCAAGAAAACCTTCCAACAGATTATCTCACAAAAGAATTTCACCAAGGACGCCGCGAAGCTTTTAGAGCTTTAATGCCTGCTAATTCGGTTGCCGTTGTTTTTTCTTACCCCGAAAGAGTTTTTTCTAGAGATATCGACTATAATTATCATGCAAATCCTGACATGTATTATTTATCAGGATATAAAGAACCTAATGCAATATTGTTAATTTTTAAAGAAGAACAAGGATCAGAAAAATACAATGAAGTCCTTTTTGTTAGAGAAAGAAATGCAGCGCACGAAATGTGGACAGGCAGACGTTTGGGAGTTGAAGGCGCAAAATCGAAACTAGGCTTTACAACTGTTTATAACGGAAAAGAATTTAATGCGTTTGCCATTGATTTTGCAAAATTTGATAAAATAATTTATGATAAAATCCCAACAGATGTTGCAGAAAACAATAATCCTGACAATTTATATGCATTATTAAAATCATTTAAAGCTAAAGCTGGAATTACGCAAGAAAATGAAACTTCAACAGAATTATTCAATAAAATTACCAGTTCTCTTCGTGAAATAAAAACTCCTGAAGAACTTGTTTTGATGCGTAAAACAGTAAAACTTTCTTGTGTTGCCCACAATGAAGTGATGAAAGCTGTAGGTCCAGATATGAGCGAAAACGAAGCCGACGGAATTCACGCCTACATTCATAAGCATTATGGCGCAGAAGGCGAAGGCTATGGACCAATTGTAGGAGCTGGAGCAAACGGATGTATCTTGCACTATTGGGAAAACAATGCCACAAAAATCGACAATCAATTATTATTAATGGATGTTGGTTCTGAGTATCATGGCTATTCTGCAGACGTAACAAGAACAATTCCAGCAAACGGAAAATTTACCGAAGAACAGAAAGCGATTTATCAAATTGTTTATGATGCTCAAGAAGCTGTTTTTAAAATCTGTAAAGAAGGAACTCCGCTAGTGGCTTTAAACGAAACTGCAAAAGATGTAATAGCAAAAGGTTTAATTAAATTAGGAATTATTACAGATCCGAAAGATGTAAAATTATATTATCCGCACTCATGCTCACACTTTCTTGGTTTAGATGTTCACGACAAAGGAACTTACAATGGACCACAGACTCTTATAAAAGAAAACATGATTCTTACTGTAGAACCTGGAATTTATATTCCGGCAAATAGCAAATGCGATAAAAAATGGTGGAATATAGGTGTTCGTATCGAAGATGATATTTTAATGCTAAAAGATTCATACGAAAACCTTTCTGCAGATTCTCCAAGAAAATGGCAAGATATCGAAGCTTTAGCCAAACAGAAAAGTACTTTTAATGATATGAAATTGCCTAAAATATAA
- a CDS encoding cupin domain-containing protein, which yields MKTITKNLMSPFILLLLILSMNIYAQDPLKAAPNAYKKVLLENERVRIMQVEITPGETIPWHQHPDHTIYALADGKIEITDKGKAPVIIDIKAGDAMYIPAVTHMAKNLGDTTVSLIVTEIKPKAKK from the coding sequence ATGAAAACAATTACAAAGAATTTAATGTCTCCATTCATACTATTACTTTTAATATTAAGTATGAATATCTATGCGCAAGACCCATTAAAAGCAGCGCCTAACGCGTATAAAAAAGTACTTCTTGAGAATGAAAGAGTAAGAATAATGCAAGTTGAGATTACTCCGGGAGAAACAATTCCATGGCATCAGCATCCTGACCACACCATCTATGCATTGGCCGATGGAAAAATTGAAATAACCGATAAAGGCAAAGCGCCTGTTATTATAGATATTAAAGCCGGAGATGCCATGTACATACCTGCTGTTACACATATGGCAAAAAATTTAGGAGATACAACTGTGAGTTTGATTGTAACAGAAATAAAACCTAAAGCTAAAAAATAA
- a CDS encoding quinone oxidoreductase family protein, whose translation MKALTFSSFGESDVLEYIEIPNPQLKKDEILVEMKAIGLNFADVYRRKGNYHLKGNPPFIAGYEGAGIVVDANNHSEYKIGDRVAFADAPFANAELVAVNVNHIIPLSENISFETAASVLLQGLTAHYLATDSHKTAKGETVLVHAVAGGVGQILTQISKLLGANVIGLTSSAEKAKIGFEQGADHVFLYNEDWKSQVFKVAPNGVDVVYDSIGSTLMESFEVTKECGQVVFFGMAGGDPAHVDPRMLMDGSKTLTGGDLWSYLNSKEERIKRATQLFNWITEGKIKLSEPTSFKLSEGKLAHDFLESRKSTGKIILIP comes from the coding sequence ATGAAAGCACTTACCTTTTCTTCTTTTGGAGAATCAGATGTTTTAGAATATATAGAAATCCCTAATCCGCAATTAAAAAAGGATGAGATTTTAGTTGAGATGAAAGCCATTGGATTAAATTTTGCTGATGTTTATCGTCGAAAAGGGAATTATCATTTAAAAGGAAATCCACCTTTTATTGCTGGTTATGAAGGAGCAGGGATTGTGGTTGACGCCAACAATCATTCGGAATATAAAATTGGAGATCGTGTGGCTTTTGCCGATGCACCATTTGCCAATGCAGAATTGGTTGCCGTAAATGTAAATCACATTATTCCGTTGTCTGAAAATATTTCTTTTGAAACTGCGGCTTCTGTTTTACTTCAAGGTTTAACGGCTCACTATCTTGCAACCGACAGTCACAAAACGGCTAAAGGAGAAACTGTTTTAGTACACGCTGTCGCTGGTGGAGTTGGTCAGATTCTAACCCAAATCAGTAAACTTCTTGGAGCAAACGTTATTGGCTTAACCTCATCTGCAGAAAAAGCAAAAATCGGATTTGAACAAGGTGCAGATCATGTTTTTCTTTATAACGAAGACTGGAAATCACAAGTTTTCAAAGTAGCTCCAAACGGTGTCGATGTTGTTTATGACAGTATCGGAAGTACTTTAATGGAAAGTTTTGAAGTCACTAAAGAATGCGGACAAGTTGTTTTCTTCGGCATGGCGGGCGGAGACCCAGCACATGTAGACCCGAGAATGCTAATGGACGGTTCAAAAACTTTAACAGGTGGCGATTTATGGAGTTATTTAAATTCTAAAGAAGAACGAATTAAAAGAGCAACTCAACTATTCAACTGGATTACAGAAGGAAAAATCAAATTGTCAGAACCGACATCGTTCAAATTATCTGAAGGAAAACTGGCTCATGATTTCTTAGAAAGCAGAAAAAGCACAGGAAAAATTATTTTGATTCCTTAA
- a CDS encoding DUF6630 family protein, with amino-acid sequence MGFFSNLFNRNNDPKSIISFDVIDSIYSNLHHVSNSIEFKVKGIHDTVTVNLYSVPSSLDHEEGRAEIKKAGFNNAYEVLNELYKKLNIGGLSEEAMQDDLQYDFIHIQFYSRPSQEMKKHFTSVINNFMIFFCCTNSLEINDFRMLYSSNHFSDYVKGLLDSEYLDFKNPQDETQEIGVNDFKKVLQAICQYFNVEIPANIELPSSENLVLDDKAAVEDFEEFVKLVSRNNIEEDDVKKYSEKLFESFNAETKTYYETTEDHFSFFDEINTWHSDWKFDPEDAEYFISEMLGEDFKFDYPEETYSHDLFPYIQSELEKLNLELLTYETYGDSYLFFVVNKDEVERILELSDRTKIEVTQL; translated from the coding sequence ATGGGCTTTTTCTCCAATTTATTTAATAGAAACAACGATCCGAAATCAATCATTTCTTTTGATGTCATTGATTCGATCTATAGTAATTTACATCATGTATCGAATAGCATAGAGTTCAAAGTAAAAGGAATTCATGACACGGTTACTGTAAATTTGTATTCTGTTCCTTCCTCATTGGATCATGAAGAGGGAAGGGCAGAAATTAAAAAAGCGGGATTCAATAATGCGTATGAAGTTCTTAATGAATTGTATAAGAAACTGAATATTGGAGGTTTGTCAGAAGAAGCAATGCAGGACGATTTACAGTATGATTTTATTCATATTCAGTTTTATTCGCGACCAAGTCAGGAAATGAAAAAGCACTTTACAAGTGTGATTAATAATTTCATGATTTTCTTTTGCTGCACCAATAGTTTAGAAATAAACGATTTTAGAATGTTGTATTCTAGCAATCATTTTTCTGATTATGTAAAAGGTTTGCTAGATTCAGAATATCTTGATTTTAAGAATCCTCAAGATGAGACTCAGGAAATAGGAGTTAATGATTTCAAAAAAGTTTTACAAGCTATATGCCAATATTTTAATGTTGAAATTCCTGCGAATATTGAGCTTCCATCTTCAGAAAATCTAGTACTAGATGATAAAGCGGCTGTGGAGGACTTTGAAGAGTTTGTCAAATTGGTTTCGAGAAATAATATCGAGGAAGATGATGTGAAAAAATATTCAGAGAAGCTTTTTGAAAGTTTCAATGCCGAAACTAAAACGTATTATGAAACGACAGAAGATCATTTTAGCTTTTTTGACGAAATAAATACTTGGCATAGCGATTGGAAATTTGATCCAGAAGACGCAGAATATTTTATTTCTGAGATGCTTGGTGAAGATTTCAAATTTGATTATCCAGAAGAAACCTATAGTCATGATCTGTTTCCGTACATTCAATCGGAATTGGAAAAATTAAATCTGGAGTTATTGACTTATGAAACCTATGGAGACAGCTATTTGTTTTTTGTGGTAAATAAAGATGAAGTAGAAAGAATTTTAGAATTGTCTGACCGAACTAAAATTGAAGTTACTCAGCTGTAA
- a CDS encoding SMI1/KNR4 family protein — MTIQEIEKKYGFHFPLLYKQLDADGMLDVGEYGPNWYTEVYPTLKDNPPLLLHSYDFESLNLKSVAEEIEELRDPEDYRNINPEFKFIPFAKSGGGDHYCFFLNEENNGDVPIVFVWHDSNEVNYLAKNLQDFIFKVLLIDMSKQDVYNELTDEEFRDDIESVFKSHKKYLTEQQNTILSAILERDIIDYEIHVSPKIVESARGLLTDFELESIVNEVIPFDKMNQSFKYSND, encoded by the coding sequence ATGACAATACAAGAAATAGAGAAAAAATACGGATTCCATTTTCCGCTTTTATACAAACAGCTAGACGCTGACGGTATGTTGGATGTCGGAGAGTATGGCCCAAATTGGTATACAGAAGTTTATCCAACCTTAAAAGATAATCCACCTTTGCTTTTGCATTCGTATGATTTTGAATCGCTGAATTTGAAATCGGTTGCCGAAGAAATAGAAGAGCTCAGAGATCCAGAGGATTATCGAAATATCAACCCAGAATTTAAGTTTATTCCCTTTGCCAAAAGTGGCGGCGGTGATCATTATTGTTTCTTTTTAAACGAAGAAAACAATGGCGATGTGCCGATCGTTTTTGTCTGGCACGATTCCAACGAAGTCAATTATCTGGCAAAAAACCTTCAGGATTTTATCTTCAAAGTTTTGTTGATTGATATGTCAAAACAAGATGTCTACAATGAACTGACGGATGAAGAATTTAGAGATGATATAGAATCAGTTTTTAAATCACATAAAAAATATCTGACTGAGCAGCAAAATACAATTCTATCAGCCATTTTAGAACGTGATATAATTGATTATGAAATACATGTTTCGCCAAAAATTGTGGAATCGGCGAGAGGATTATTGACAGATTTCGAATTAGAATCTATTGTCAATGAAGTAATCCCTTTTGATAAAATGAATCAGAGTTTTAAATATTCAAACGATTAA
- a CDS encoding SMI1/KNR4 family protein, protein MELQDIEKKYGFEYPKLYKQLYLDGMLDMGEYGPNWYFEVYPKLKENPPLLLHTYDFKLMSLKLVDDEIKELGDPENYRKINKEFRFIPFGRSYGGDHYCFFPNEENNGNVPIVFVWHDLNEVDYLAKNLQDFIFKALLTDMVYIDEDVSDEEFRYNLEMAFKSHKKYLTEQQKDLLLNILNLEIKDYEIIYPDSKENARGLLTYEEKDKILVEIIPFDKMDTSFEYSTK, encoded by the coding sequence ATGGAATTGCAAGATATTGAGAAGAAATATGGATTTGAATACCCAAAATTATACAAGCAACTTTATTTAGATGGAATGCTTGATATGGGTGAATATGGGCCTAATTGGTATTTCGAAGTTTATCCAAAATTAAAAGAAAATCCACCTTTATTATTGCATACTTATGATTTTAAATTAATGAGTTTAAAACTTGTTGATGATGAAATTAAGGAATTAGGTGATCCAGAAAATTATCGAAAAATCAACAAAGAATTTAGATTTATTCCGTTTGGTAGGAGTTACGGTGGAGATCATTATTGTTTCTTTCCTAACGAAGAAAACAATGGAAATGTTCCAATTGTTTTTGTTTGGCATGATTTAAATGAAGTGGATTACTTAGCGAAAAATTTACAAGATTTCATTTTTAAGGCATTATTGACTGATATGGTGTATATAGATGAGGATGTATCAGATGAAGAATTTAGGTATAATCTTGAAATGGCATTCAAGTCTCATAAAAAATATCTAACAGAACAGCAAAAAGATCTTTTATTGAATATCTTAAATCTTGAGATTAAAGATTATGAGATTATATATCCAGATAGTAAAGAAAATGCTAGAGGACTATTAACCTATGAAGAGAAAGATAAAATACTTGTAGAGATTATTCCTTTCGATAAAATGGATACTAGTTTTGAATATTCAACCAAGTAA
- a CDS encoding NAD(P)/FAD-dependent oxidoreductase, which yields MPKELLLQVTPEIAANESLLKDYLSKQIKVSAQEIQHVSILKRSIDARQKAIKINLKVLIYLKGEPFQETKIDLPIYKDVSNAQEVIVVGAGPAGLFAALQLIELGLKPIVLERGKDVRGRRRDLKAINREHIVNEDSNYCFGEGGAGTYSDGKLYTRSKKRGDVTRILELLVAFGASEDILVEAHPHIGTNKLPKIIEDIRNKIREFGGQVLFETRVSDILVKNNEVEGIVTQNGDKIHANKLILATGHSARDIFELLDKKKILIEAKPFALGVRAEHSQELIDSIQYSCDFRGEHLPPAPYSIVKQVNGRGMYSFCMCPGGVIAPCATSPGEVVTNGWSPSKRDQSTANSGIVVELKLEDFKPFAKFGALAGMEFQKSIEQKAWHLAGETQKVPAQRMIDFTKSKVSADIPKTSYVPGTTSVELGQVFPGFLTQIMRQGFQDFGKSMRGYLTNEAILHAPESRTSSPVRIPRDPMTLEHLQIKGLYPCGEGAGYAGGIISAAIDGEKCALMIAEALK from the coding sequence ATGCCTAAAGAACTTTTACTTCAAGTTACACCCGAAATTGCTGCAAACGAATCATTGCTAAAAGACTATTTGTCTAAGCAGATTAAAGTTTCTGCGCAAGAAATTCAGCACGTTTCAATTTTAAAACGCTCTATTGATGCACGTCAGAAAGCGATTAAAATCAATTTGAAAGTTCTTATTTATTTGAAAGGCGAACCTTTTCAAGAAACTAAAATTGACCTTCCTATATATAAGGATGTTTCGAATGCGCAAGAAGTTATAGTTGTCGGAGCAGGCCCAGCTGGACTTTTTGCGGCATTGCAATTAATTGAATTGGGTTTGAAACCAATTGTACTCGAAAGAGGAAAAGACGTTCGTGGACGCCGTCGTGATTTGAAAGCAATAAATCGCGAACATATTGTAAACGAAGATTCAAATTATTGTTTTGGTGAAGGAGGAGCAGGAACATATTCTGATGGAAAATTATATACCCGTTCTAAAAAACGTGGTGACGTAACCCGAATATTAGAGCTTTTAGTTGCTTTTGGCGCTTCTGAAGATATTTTGGTAGAAGCGCATCCGCATATTGGAACCAATAAACTGCCAAAAATCATTGAAGATATCCGAAATAAAATTAGGGAGTTTGGTGGTCAGGTTTTGTTTGAAACCCGTGTAAGCGATATTTTGGTAAAGAATAATGAAGTTGAAGGAATCGTAACTCAAAACGGAGATAAAATTCACGCCAATAAATTAATCTTGGCAACGGGACATTCGGCTCGTGATATTTTTGAATTATTAGACAAAAAGAAAATTTTAATAGAAGCAAAACCTTTTGCTTTGGGAGTTCGTGCAGAGCATTCTCAGGAATTAATCGACAGTATTCAATACAGCTGTGATTTCCGTGGAGAACATTTGCCTCCAGCACCATATTCTATTGTAAAACAAGTTAATGGTCGCGGAATGTATTCATTCTGTATGTGTCCAGGAGGTGTAATTGCACCTTGTGCAACTAGTCCGGGAGAAGTGGTTACAAACGGTTGGTCGCCGTCTAAGCGTGATCAGTCAACAGCAAATTCTGGAATTGTAGTCGAATTAAAATTGGAAGATTTTAAACCTTTTGCAAAATTTGGAGCTTTGGCTGGAATGGAATTTCAAAAAAGCATCGAACAAAAAGCTTGGCATTTAGCCGGTGAAACTCAAAAAGTTCCTGCTCAAAGAATGATAGATTTTACTAAAAGCAAAGTTTCGGCAGATATTCCGAAAACTTCTTATGTTCCAGGAACCACTTCGGTAGAATTGGGGCAGGTCTTTCCAGGATTTCTAACTCAGATTATGCGTCAGGGATTTCAGGATTTTGGAAAATCAATGCGTGGTTATTTAACTAACGAAGCAATCTTACACGCACCAGAAAGTAGAACATCATCTCCAGTGAGAATTCCGAGAGATCCGATGACTTTAGAGCATTTGCAAATCAAAGGTTTATATCCTTGTGGAGAAGGTGCAGGTTATGCTGGCGGAATTATTTCTGCAGCAATTGATGGTGAAAAATGTGCCTTGATGATTGCGGAAGCATTGAAATAA